A genomic region of Rhodospirillales bacterium contains the following coding sequences:
- a CDS encoding GIY-YIG nuclease family protein has product MKQPAIYIVTNKKHGVLYTGVTSNLSKRIYEHKNKITGGFTAKYNCNKLVYYELFNDMEHAISREKQIKSGSRKKKIELIEKLNPEWRDLCSEITK; this is encoded by the coding sequence CCGCCATTTACATCGTCACCAATAAAAAACACGGCGTTCTCTATACGGGTGTCACATCGAATCTTTCCAAACGAATTTACGAACACAAAAACAAAATCACGGGGGGCTTCACAGCCAAATATAACTGTAACAAACTTGTCTATTACGAACTTTTTAATGACATGGAACACGCCATCAGCAGAGAAAAACAAATCAAAAGTGGTTCCCGAAAAAAGAAAATAGAACTGATTGAAAAACTCAATCCCGAATGGCGCGATCTCTGTAGCGAAATCACAAAATAG